The Pyramidobacter porci genome includes a window with the following:
- a CDS encoding Asp23/Gls24 family envelope stress response protein: MKTKTVSDLLPGKYEVLAFYGPAGTGKSMRSQMVASKRSVDIIIDDGLLISRGRILAGKSAKTEPNMVRAIRRAMFHFPEHRDEVRRCLARHPGSRIMILATSRGMSDEICEVLGLPPPSEYVRIDQVASDDEIEKALYERKQNKRHVIPVAQTQIQKNYTGRLVGRLKNLFSSRDEAEKTIVRPPFSYYGALKIESAVVEQIAEHVARGTVQVVSVKEPKVKEENDRLVISLSLTVRTGALSFKELTGQAALRVRVAVEQLTGMEVARVDVTIAEVTFDD; the protein is encoded by the coding sequence GTGAAGACGAAGACGGTTTCTGACCTCCTTCCGGGGAAATATGAAGTCCTGGCCTTTTACGGGCCGGCGGGAACGGGAAAAAGCATGCGCTCGCAGATGGTCGCGTCGAAACGCAGCGTCGACATCATCATCGACGACGGACTGCTGATTTCCCGCGGGCGAATTCTGGCCGGAAAAAGCGCCAAAACGGAACCCAACATGGTACGGGCCATTCGGCGCGCCATGTTCCATTTTCCCGAACACCGCGACGAGGTGCGGCGCTGTCTGGCGCGCCACCCGGGAAGCCGCATCATGATTCTCGCCACGTCGCGGGGCATGAGTGACGAGATCTGCGAAGTGCTGGGACTGCCGCCGCCTTCGGAATACGTGCGCATCGATCAGGTCGCCTCCGACGACGAGATCGAAAAGGCGCTTTACGAGCGGAAACAGAACAAGCGTCACGTCATTCCCGTCGCTCAGACGCAGATCCAGAAAAACTATACGGGACGACTGGTGGGCCGTCTGAAAAATCTTTTCTCGAGTCGGGACGAGGCGGAAAAGACCATTGTGCGTCCTCCGTTCAGCTATTACGGGGCGCTCAAGATCGAATCCGCCGTCGTCGAACAGATCGCTGAACACGTGGCTCGCGGCACCGTACAGGTGGTTTCCGTCAAGGAGCCCAAAGTGAAAGAAGAGAACGACCGTCTGGTCATTTCTCTTTCCCTGACGGTGAGAACCGGCGCGCTCAGCTTCAAGGAACTGACCGGTCAGGCGGCGCTGCGCGTCCGGGTTGCCGTCGAACAGCTGACGGGAATGGAAGTCGCGAGAGTCGACGTGACCATAGCAGAGGTAACCTTTGATGACTGA